The nucleotide window TTCTCAGCCTGGATCTGATCCAGGAATTTGCGGAGGTCGCCGGGGTAATTGAAAATCAGGACATTGTCCTTGTGTGGGCAGCCGGGAACGAAGGATGGAACTCTTATCGCAGAGACGCTGTTGTCAGCATGTGCGGGAAGAACTTCATTGACGAGGACGGATGTCTGCTGGGAGAGATGCATGTCTCTCAGCAGGAGTTCATGGAGAATTTCATGTGGATCTACGACGAGAACAATCCTGATGACACCATTTCTTTCAAAGGCATGTGGGGAGAAGACTGCGGAGAAGATAACTGCGCAGAGTACAACTCCAGCGGAGAATGGAGGGAAGCCCCGTTGTTTGAGCCCGGATTGCTTGGAAAATGGATCGTGGCTGCCGCGTCGGATAGAAACGGCACGATCTCCTCGTTTTCCAACGGATGCGGCGCGGCCAGAAACTGGTGTCTGGTGGCGCCCGGAGAAGGCCTGACAATTAATCCCGGTGATTCGCATGGGCTTAGCGGTACGTCTTTTGCGGCTCCCATGGTGAGCGGGGCCCTTGCGGTGCTCAAGAGCCGGTTTCCCGATATGCCTATGGATGTTATACAGGCCATATTGCTCGTCTCCGCGGACCCGGTCGGAATTCGGGAAGACAATCACGAGGAACCGGACCCTGTCTATGGCTGGGGGCGACTGGACCTGAGAAGCGCCGTTATCAAGCAGGATGCCGTACGTCTTCCGTACTCCGTGCCCGGGACTGCCGGGGCGACGCGGGCGATTTCTCCGGGACACTACCGTCCCCCTCTGCTTCCCGCCTCCGTTCAGACGCACACAGGCAGTCAGAACCGCGGCCTGCGGCAGGGACAGTGCGTGTCTCCATATGAGATTATCCGGCGATACCAGAACCGAAACGGAAGACCTCGACAAATGATTGACAGAAGCGGAATCTGAGAAGTTCCTCAATAGTTCTCAAGCTTGGAAACCAGGGAACTCAGCCACGGCCGTAAAGGTCTGCGGGCAATATTTCTTATCCGCCGGCGAACGGATCGGGAATATCGGGATGCCAGCGCGCGAAATGATTTTTATGCGCCTCCGTATAGGCTCCGGGCGGGTAGTACTTGTCGTAGAAATCCAGGTCAAGATGATGGGCCTGCACCATGAACCGAAGGAACATGGGGTCGGAGAAAGCCGGGAACCTTCCGTATGTATCGTAGACGTAATTGCAGATATCCTTTACAACCTGTATTTCGTCTCTGCTGGGTCTTTCAACCTCCGCGAGCACGCCGGTCGGATCCTTGTAGGGAAGCTTGTGCGATTCCCAGTTCGTCCATTTCATGTCGTTAAACGCTTCCACTGCTTCTCCCATGTCCTTGTAGTACGGCGGGCAGAACGCCTGAAACAGGTCGTCCCGGCCCACGGCGACCGGGTTGGGATTTCCCGTGTCGCCCTGTATCTTCGGAGTTGCAAACCGGAAACCCAGCCCCCTGTGAAAAGGTGTTCCTCCGAGCATGAACATGCTCGCGAATCCGCTGAAAAGCCATCCTCCGAGACCCAAGGTCTGGAGCGTCAGGACCATGTTCTGTCCCATAAAGGCCTGTTCCGCGATGTAGCCGTTTGCAAAGCGAAGTTCCGCTTCGACAAGCGGCATTCTTTTTGACTTGTCAAGAAAGCCTTCCTCAAGCCAGTGCGCGGTTCCGGGTGGTCTCAGGCTGTGAAGCTCGTCGACGAAGTTAAACCTGTGGTCAGGCCTCATGTAGAAGAAGTAAAGGTTGATTATGCACGCAGAAAGATCCGTTACCGGCATGAACACCGTCGTTCCGGGCTTGTTCACGTTCCAGAGATTGTGGGCGGCGATTCCCGGGGGTTTTGACGGCAGGTCTGCTCTTCCGTCAGAAAGCTTGATCTTGGATTCGCGGAACAGCTCGAGTATCCGGTCCACTCTCTGGTGACGGGTCATTTTCTCTAGACCCTCAAAATCCTCGGCACGCCGATCATGCATCTTTATCATGTAGAGCCCCTCGTCATTCGTGTAGAAAAGCTCCGTTCTGTGCACGTCCCCTAGAGCGGGGATCGTCTTGCTCGTAAACTGCATCTCAAGGTCAAGACCCACGTGAGGGGGAAAGTCAGAGAGGTTTATGTTCTTTATGCCGAGGCCCGTCCACACCAGTATGGCTTCCTCAAGTTCCGACAAGGGAACCGGGTCGTGCTTCGATTTGTACTGTAGGGGTCCCTTTTCG belongs to Candidatus Dadabacteria bacterium and includes:
- a CDS encoding S8 family serine peptidase, whose protein sequence is MIAKNFKWLTKEGEPGEYGLCGRCWHRLRAGTFRASGFFSRLNFTFRAAGLSLLACAVLLSAGGCGGGTEEGMPPFTEDPPPVGPASPARPNPVELEFRETHLGSPDMPDGEDYKDDEFMAHWGLTAIDADEAYGRGYFGQGVTIAVADDGMDLAHPDLALDGKIKAPWHIRNRNNMVSEAYREGVHGTYVAMIAAGARGNTDGNFEITVDDGARIPTRNIHGVAPRASVMPIAMSGGATPVEAVRYAVRNKAHMLNLSIGISTFYYGKYTGREGVWLTQPLPFFRPLLSLDLIQEFAEVAGVIENQDIVLVWAAGNEGWNSYRRDAVVSMCGKNFIDEDGCLLGEMHVSQQEFMENFMWIYDENNPDDTISFKGMWGEDCGEDNCAEYNSSGEWREAPLFEPGLLGKWIVAAASDRNGTISSFSNGCGAARNWCLVAPGEGLTINPGDSHGLSGTSFAAPMVSGALAVLKSRFPDMPMDVIQAILLVSADPVGIREDNHEEPDPVYGWGRLDLRSAVIKQDAVRLPYSVPGTAGATRAISPGHYRPPLLPASVQTHTGSQNRGLRQGQCVSPYEIIRRYQNRNGRPRQMIDRSGI